The region TGTATTCGTCCCAAGCCTCTTTGCCCCAGATTTCGATGCGGGTCGACACGCCGATGACGACGACGTCTTTGTCGAGTTTGGCGTGCTCCCTGAGGTTGGCGGGCAAGAGCACCCTGCCCTGCTTGTCGGCTTCGAGCTCGGCGGCTCCGGCGAAGAAGAAGCGGACGAAGGCGCGGGCCTCGGGTTTGGCGAGCGGCAGTTGCTTGAGCTTGTTCTCTAGGATGGCCCACTCTTCGGGGCTGTATACGAACAGGCAGTTGTCAAGGCCTTTGGTGGCAATGAACTTTTCGCCAAGGTCCTCGCGGAACTTGGCCGGGAAAATGAGGCGCCCTTTGTTGTCGATGGTATGGAGGTATTCCCCCATGAACATGGCCTCATCACCACCTCGGTGGATTTTTCAACCACTTTACACCACAATCCACCACTTTTATTGTTTTTTTCTCGACAAACTGAAAAAATCCTTTATATTTTTGAAGGATTTTTTTGCTTTTATTATTTGTTTGGGGCGTTTTACTTTAACAAATAAGCGCCAGACACAAGATGTTGTGGCGGCGCAACACACGACCCCTATATATGCGAGCTGACAGCTGACATATGGGCAAAAATAATTTTTAAATTTTTCTTAAAGCAGGCCCCAAAACCTGATAAGTAATGGCTTTGAGGGCGGTTTCCCCCGGTTGAATAATAGCCGGGGCAATTTAAAAAACCGCTGCCGAGTGGCAGCGGTTTCAGTATCGTGTGCCGAGACGCTCCAGCAGGGGCGCGGCGGTGATCCGGTAGTAGAAGCTGCGGAAGGATTTGCCGCTGTGGTAGAGGGGGATGCGTTCCAAAGCGTAGGGGTCGCTGTCCAGGCCGACCTGGCCGTAACGGATGGTGAAGGCGGCCCGGTAGCCGGCCTTGCGGACGGCTTCTTCGACCTTGAGGCTGTAAGCGCCGGTGGGATAGGCGATGTAGCGTGGCCTGACGCCGAGCTGGCGCTCGATTTCGGCGGCCGATTCGGTAAGTTCGGCGTTAAGTTCGTCGGCGCGAAGTTTGGTGAGGGGCTTGTGGTTGACGGTGTGGGAGCCGAAGACGAA is a window of Selenomonadales bacterium 4137-cl DNA encoding:
- the mraZ gene encoding division/cell wall cluster transcriptional repressor MraZ translates to MFMGEYLHTIDNKGRLIFPAKFREDLGEKFIATKGLDNCLFVYSPEEWAILENKLKQLPLAKPEARAFVRFFFAGAAELEADKQGRVLLPANLREHAKLDKDVVVIGVSTRIEIWGKEAWDEYNAKIGPEVATIAENLVDLGI